The genomic segment GTTTTGAAGAATTTGTCATTGCAGACGGCGGGTCGAAATATATAGACGGTATCGGAAAATATGAGCTTGACCGTGAGCTGCCTGCACTTTATACGGTTCCGATGGAAAAATATCTGAAGAATTACTACATCGTCGGCGGAATGCCGGAAGCCGTACAAACGTGGATTGACACGCATGATTACCGTCAAGTAGAAGAAATACAAGAACAAATTTTAAAAGGCTATGCGGAAGATTTCGGCAAGCATACGACCGCAGAAACGGCAACAAAAATACGGCTTATTTGGGAGGCAATTCCTTCGCAAATAGCGCGGGATAACAACAAGTTTATTTTTTCCCGCGTAAAAAAAAGCGCGCGCTCAAAAGACCTTGAAGATACGCTTGAGTGGTTGGTAAACGCAGGCATTGCCTATAAACTGACTATGGTGCCAACGCCGGAACTCCCCTTATCGGGAATGGCGGATAACACCTATTTTAAGGTATATATGGCCGATGTCGGATTACTCCGTAAAAAATCGAACATCCATTTTAAAACCATTCTTGAAGGAGATTCCGCTTATATACATTTCAAAGGTGCACTGACCGAAAACTACTGCCTCACTCAGCTAAAGTGTCTAGGCATAGAAAGTTATTTTTGGCGGACAAAGGCTGATGCGGAACTTGATTTCTTAACCGATTATGCAGGCGCCGTCGTCCCTATTGAAGTAAAGTCTGCGGATAATACGAAAGCAAAAAGCCTCCAGCTATTTTGTTCCCGCTATGAACCTAAGACAGCGATTAAAGCGTCTCTTAAAAATGTGGGTAGTAATGTGATTGGCTCTACCTGTGTGTGGAGCCTTCCGCTGTATGCGTTATTCCGCGTCAAAGACTATCTAGCGCCTCTCTACAAGTAGCGCCCCGGATATCCCCTACTTGGTTTTAAACTGGGTAATGGGTAATTGGAAATATAATTACGCATCACCAATTACCCATTGCCAATTCTTTGCCCTGCCCTTTTCTACTCTTTTACCGCTCCGGCAGCAAGGGACTTGAGCAGGAATTTCTGCCCTGCCATAAACAGCAGCGTAAACGGTACCGCAACGAGCAGCGCTCCGGCGGCAAACATCGTAAAGTTATCGTTTGCGCGGCCGTTAATCAGCTCGAAAAGGCCGAGCGCCAAGGTCTTTTTATCGTCGCTGCGCAAAATAAGGCGCGGGAAGATAAAGTCCATCCACGGCGCAGTAAAGCTGGTAAGCGCAAGGAACATAATCATCGGCTTTACCATCGGCAGTACGATTTTCACGTATGTGGTAAATGAACCGGCGCCGTCGACATGGGCGGCTTCTTCAACGCTTTTCGGCACCGTATCAAAATAGCCTTTCATCAGCCATACGTTAAAAGGCACACTGCCCGCCGCATATACCAAAAGGAGTCCCCAATGGGTATTTAAGCCGTTTATCTTCCATAATAGCACATACGTTGCAACCATTCCGATAAAGCTTGGGAACATCTGCAGCACAATCATAGAAGCGAGCAGCGGCTTCCGCAGCGGGAACCTAAAACGGGAAAAGATATAGGCGGCGGTTACGCAGACAGCCAAGGTCAAAAGAACATTGAACACCGCAATTTTGAGGGTATTGCCGTACCATTTAACGTAGTTGGTGCCGCGCACATC from the Treponema medium genome contains:
- a CDS encoding ATP-binding protein; its protein translation is MERTILHQLINWKNKKNRKPLLMTGVRQCGKTYLIREFGKRTFEETAYFNFDGNLGLQSIFDFDFNVERIIDELETAVYGHKILPEKTLIIFDEIQDCPRAIQTLKYFYEEKPELHIIAAGSLLGVALRKEGISFPVGKVDRLEMYPMSFEEFVIADGGSKYIDGIGKYELDRELPALYTVPMEKYLKNYYIVGGMPEAVQTWIDTHDYRQVEEIQEQILKGYAEDFGKHTTAETATKIRLIWEAIPSQIARDNNKFIFSRVKKSARSKDLEDTLEWLVNAGIAYKLTMVPTPELPLSGMADNTYFKVYMADVGLLRKKSNIHFKTILEGDSAYIHFKGALTENYCLTQLKCLGIESYFWRTKADAELDFLTDYAGAVVPIEVKSADNTKAKSLQLFCSRYEPKTAIKASLKNVGSNVIGSTCVWSLPLYALFRVKDYLAPLYK
- a CDS encoding sugar ABC transporter permease, which produces MKKHSLSTILVLIILYTVLISTVLFVLYPVAFTVGAAFTKTNSLAATSISPIPKEPSVYQFKRLLTPADKIVEGTTDVRGTNYVKWYGNTLKIAVFNVLLTLAVCVTAAYIFSRFRFPLRKPLLASMIVLQMFPSFIGMVATYVLLWKINGLNTHWGLLLVYAAGSVPFNVWLMKGYFDTVPKSVEEAAHVDGAGSFTTYVKIVLPMVKPMIMFLALTSFTAPWMDFIFPRLILRSDDKKTLALGLFELINGRANDNFTMFAAGALLVAVPFTLLFMAGQKFLLKSLAAGAVKE